The Metabacillus litoralis genome contains a region encoding:
- the mce gene encoding methylmalonyl-CoA epimerase, translated as MINKVDHIGIAVHSIESALTFYRDVLQLRLLGVEEVSTQQVKVAFLKAGETKIELLEPMSDESAISKFLSKKGEGIHHIALGVDDISARLKELKEKGIPLIDENVRSGAANSNIAFIHPTAGNRVLVELCEKKRGERNES; from the coding sequence TTGATAAACAAAGTTGATCATATTGGAATTGCCGTACATTCAATAGAAAGTGCATTAACATTTTATAGAGACGTTTTGCAGCTTCGATTATTAGGGGTTGAAGAGGTTTCGACACAACAAGTGAAAGTGGCATTTTTAAAAGCTGGAGAAACAAAAATTGAATTGTTAGAACCAATGTCTGATGAAAGTGCTATTAGCAAATTTCTCTCAAAAAAGGGGGAAGGAATTCACCATATAGCTTTAGGGGTAGATGACATAAGTGCCCGTTTAAAAGAGCTAAAGGAAAAAGGAATTCCTCTTATTGATGAAAATGTAAGAAGCGGTGCAGCTAATTCAAATATTGCGTTTATTCACCCAACGGCAGGGAATCGTGTGTTAGTTGAGTTATGTGAAAAAAAGCGGGGTGAACGTAATGAATCATGA
- the prli42 gene encoding stressosome-associated protein Prli42, whose amino-acid sequence MSRKTQKVVVYLMIGVMLITTLLAGVSAWF is encoded by the coding sequence ATGTCACGTAAAACACAAAAAGTTGTCGTTTATTTAATGATTGGCGTTATGCTTATCACAACTCTACTTGCTGGTGTATCAGCTTGGTTTTAA
- a CDS encoding L,D-transpeptidase, whose amino-acid sequence MKALFLFLFIIHSPFWPLGDNPIPGDPFIIINKQTNELAFINDNEIKEIHHVATGKTKELTPEGKFTITVKAVDPYYRKKDIPGGDPKNPLGTRWIGFDAEDTDGRTFGIHGTNNKDSIGHYVTQGCVRMQNEEVETFYKKVPLGTKVLITNTEESFENLAIKHGAITKESGR is encoded by the coding sequence ATGAAAGCATTGTTTCTTTTTCTTTTTATTATTCATTCACCATTCTGGCCTTTAGGAGATAATCCAATACCTGGTGATCCTTTTATCATTATTAATAAACAAACAAATGAACTGGCTTTTATTAATGATAATGAAATAAAGGAAATTCATCATGTGGCAACAGGTAAAACGAAGGAACTTACACCTGAGGGAAAGTTTACAATAACAGTTAAGGCAGTTGACCCTTATTATCGGAAAAAAGATATACCAGGAGGTGACCCTAAAAACCCTCTTGGGACAAGATGGATTGGTTTTGATGCAGAAGACACGGATGGACGAACCTTTGGGATTCATGGAACAAATAACAAAGATTCTATTGGACACTATGTAACGCAAGGTTGTGTAAGGATGCAAAACGAAGAGGTTGAAACGTTTTATAAAAAAGTTCCTTTAGGCACGAAGGTGCTTATTACTAATACAGAAGAATCTTTTGAGAATTTGGCGATAAAGCATGGTGCAATAACAAAAGAGTCTGGAAGATAG
- a CDS encoding aromatic acid exporter family protein, with amino-acid sequence MFKIGYRTAKTALGTTLAIMLAQFLGLDNYTSAGIITILCIQVTKKKSLKSSWARFLACLIAMIFSFVFFEGIAYHPLVIGLLLLFFIPTTVIVKATEGIVTSTVVIFHLFSEEQITLDIIGNELSIVVIGIGMALIMNLYMPSVEKKLKNLQIEIEENLAVIFQEIERYLTEKDQKWDGKEITKTAKLIDEAKTIAFRDVENHFLRHENSYYHYFKMREKQFEIIERVIPIVTSIHIAMEQSKMIADFLHELSLNIHPGNTANKFLSQLQEMKRSFEEMDLPKTREEFEARAALLHFVREMEQYLVIKSQFKGMEPNQRLHGMKAT; translated from the coding sequence ATGTTTAAGATAGGCTACCGTACGGCAAAAACGGCACTTGGAACCACACTTGCTATTATGCTTGCACAATTTTTAGGATTAGACAATTATACCTCTGCGGGAATTATCACAATACTATGTATACAGGTAACGAAGAAGAAATCTTTAAAAAGTTCTTGGGCGCGCTTTCTGGCTTGTTTGATTGCAATGATCTTTTCTTTTGTATTTTTTGAAGGTATTGCCTACCATCCGTTAGTAATCGGACTTCTTTTATTATTTTTTATTCCAACAACTGTTATTGTAAAGGCGACAGAAGGTATCGTGACAAGCACTGTTGTTATATTCCACTTATTCAGTGAAGAACAAATAACACTTGATATTATCGGAAATGAATTATCAATCGTTGTAATAGGAATCGGTATGGCTCTTATTATGAATTTATATATGCCTAGTGTGGAGAAAAAATTAAAAAATTTACAGATTGAAATTGAGGAAAATTTGGCTGTTATATTTCAAGAAATTGAACGTTATTTAACAGAAAAAGATCAAAAATGGGATGGAAAGGAAATTACGAAGACAGCAAAGCTCATAGACGAGGCAAAAACAATCGCATTTCGAGATGTTGAAAATCATTTTTTACGTCATGAGAATTCGTATTATCATTATTTTAAAATGAGAGAAAAACAATTTGAGATTATTGAGCGAGTTATTCCGATAGTCACCTCAATACATATTGCTATGGAACAAAGTAAAATGATTGCCGACTTTTTACATGAGTTAAGTTTGAATATCCATCCAGGAAATACAGCAAATAAATTTCTTAGCCAACTACAAGAGATGAAAAGGTCTTTTGAGGAAATGGATTTGCCAAAAACAAGGGAAGAGTTTGAAGCAAGAGCAGCTTTGCTGCATTTTGTAAGAGAGATGGAACAGTATTTGGTGATAAAAAGTCAATTTAAAGGGATGGAGCCCAACCAGAGATTGCATGGAATGAAAGCAACCTGA
- a CDS encoding amino acid ABC transporter ATP-binding protein produces the protein MIKVENLHKSYGKLEVLKGISTTITSGEVIAIIGPSGSGKSTFLRCLNLLEKPTDGKVWINDSELTHPKTDIAKVRQNVGMVFQHFHLFPHKTVLDNLTYAPITVKGLSKNEAEEQAKTLLNKVGLLEKANEYPNRLSGGQKQRVAIARALAMNPDVMLFDEPTSALDPEMVKEVLEVMKDLAQTGMTMAIVTHEMGFAKEVADRVLFLDGGLLVEDAPPSEFFTAPKTKRAQDFLEKML, from the coding sequence GTGATTAAAGTTGAAAATCTTCATAAATCTTATGGTAAGTTAGAAGTGTTAAAGGGGATATCTACTACGATTACTTCAGGTGAAGTAATCGCCATTATCGGTCCTTCCGGGTCAGGAAAATCTACGTTTTTACGCTGTTTAAATTTACTTGAAAAGCCAACCGATGGAAAGGTATGGATAAATGATAGTGAATTAACACACCCGAAAACAGACATTGCCAAGGTGAGACAAAATGTTGGGATGGTGTTTCAGCATTTTCATTTATTTCCTCATAAGACAGTACTTGATAATTTAACGTATGCACCAATTACTGTTAAAGGTCTTTCGAAAAATGAGGCAGAAGAGCAAGCGAAAACCTTGTTAAACAAAGTAGGTCTTCTTGAGAAAGCAAATGAATATCCAAATCGTTTATCAGGTGGACAAAAGCAAAGGGTTGCTATTGCCAGGGCACTAGCGATGAATCCAGATGTTATGTTGTTTGATGAACCTACCTCTGCTTTAGATCCTGAAATGGTCAAGGAAGTATTAGAGGTTATGAAGGATTTGGCTCAAACTGGTATGACTATGGCGATCGTGACACATGAAATGGGGTTCGCTAAGGAAGTTGCAGATCGTGTGCTTTTCTTAGATGGAGGCTTGCTTGTGGAAGATGCACCGCCAAGCGAGTTCTTTACGGCTCCTAAAACAAAGCGTGCTCAGGATTTTCTTGAAAAGATGCTTTAA
- a CDS encoding amino acid ABC transporter permease yields the protein MDLNFASIVPSIPFILEGIVVTLKIVVLSLLLGFAWGIVLALLKISRIKPLMWIADAYTSIFRGTPLVLQLLIIYFGLPQLLGFPIDPYPAAVAAFTLNSGAYISEIIRAGINAIDKGQQEASMALGIPYPKMMKDIILPQAFKNILPALMNEFITLTKESAIVTVIGVQDIMRRAYQVGADSYNYFAPLLFAGVIYYILVMFLTLLGKGLEGRMKRSD from the coding sequence ATGGACTTAAACTTTGCTTCTATTGTCCCATCTATACCTTTTATATTAGAAGGAATAGTAGTAACATTAAAAATTGTTGTTTTATCTTTATTGCTTGGATTTGCTTGGGGGATTGTTCTTGCCCTACTTAAAATAAGCCGAATTAAACCATTGATGTGGATTGCTGATGCATATACATCAATATTTAGAGGAACACCACTAGTCTTGCAATTGCTTATCATCTATTTTGGATTACCGCAATTACTTGGTTTTCCAATTGATCCGTATCCGGCAGCAGTTGCTGCCTTCACATTAAATTCAGGTGCATATATTTCTGAAATTATTCGCGCGGGAATTAACGCAATTGATAAAGGTCAACAAGAGGCTTCAATGGCTTTAGGTATTCCTTATCCTAAAATGATGAAGGATATTATTTTACCTCAAGCATTCAAAAATATTTTACCTGCATTAATGAACGAATTTATTACGTTAACGAAAGAGTCGGCAATTGTAACAGTAATAGGAGTTCAAGATATTATGAGACGAGCTTATCAGGTAGGTGCGGATTCATATAATTACTTTGCACCGTTACTTTTTGCCGGAGTCATTTATTATATTTTAGTTATGTTCTTAACTCTTCTTGGTAAAGGACTAGAAGGGAGAATGAAACGAAGTGATTAA
- a CDS encoding transporter substrate-binding domain-containing protein, translating into MKKLSLFIISILMVGLLAACGTATEEGNETTGSEGESKKVLKMATSADYPPFEYIDTAKGSDIIGFDIDLVNALAEKTGYEVEVQDMDFNSLIPALQAKQVDLVLAGMTPTPERAENVDFTDIYYTANHMIVSLKDNEVKSVEELEGKTIGVQLGSIQEEKAAEIAEQVSLKVENRNKISELIQELKSGRIDAAIIEDTVAAGYFEKDDQLAGFTLESSEEAGSAIAFQKGSEYTEEFNKALNEMKENGELDELIIKWFGGKE; encoded by the coding sequence ATGAAAAAATTATCACTATTTATTATAAGTATTTTAATGGTTGGCTTATTAGCAGCATGCGGTACAGCAACTGAAGAAGGTAATGAAACAACAGGATCTGAAGGAGAAAGCAAAAAAGTCTTAAAGATGGCAACTTCAGCTGATTACCCGCCATTTGAATATATTGATACAGCAAAAGGCAGCGATATTATTGGATTTGATATTGATTTGGTTAATGCTTTAGCAGAAAAAACGGGTTATGAAGTGGAAGTCCAAGATATGGATTTTAACAGTTTAATTCCAGCTCTACAAGCAAAACAAGTTGATTTAGTATTAGCAGGAATGACACCAACACCTGAACGTGCGGAAAACGTTGATTTTACAGATATTTATTATACAGCTAATCATATGATTGTCTCATTAAAGGATAATGAAGTGAAAAGTGTTGAAGAACTAGAAGGAAAAACAATTGGTGTACAACTAGGTTCAATTCAAGAAGAAAAAGCAGCAGAAATTGCTGAGCAAGTTTCACTTAAGGTTGAAAACCGCAATAAAATTTCTGAGTTAATTCAGGAGTTAAAATCAGGTCGTATTGATGCAGCGATCATTGAAGATACAGTTGCAGCTGGATATTTTGAAAAAGATGATCAGTTAGCTGGATTTACACTTGAATCAAGTGAGGAAGCAGGTTCTGCAATTGCCTTCCAAAAAGGTAGTGAATATACAGAAGAGTTTAATAAAGCACTAAATGAGATGAAAGAAAATGGTGAGCTTGATGAATTAATCATCAAGTGGTTCGGTGGCAAAGAATAA
- a CDS encoding BrxA/BrxB family bacilliredoxin — MSMDFNLFMNDIVQQARKEIVAAGYTELKTPEEVEDVLTKQGTTLVMVNSVCGCAGGIARPAAAHAIHYDKRPDQLVTVFAGQDKEATARAREMFTGYPPSSPSFALLKDGKLLTMVERHEIEGHDPMSVVGKLQAAFDEYCEEV; from the coding sequence TTGAGCATGGATTTTAATTTATTTATGAATGATATTGTACAGCAAGCACGTAAAGAAATTGTTGCTGCAGGCTATACGGAGCTAAAAACACCTGAAGAAGTGGAAGATGTTCTTACTAAGCAAGGTACAACACTTGTTATGGTAAACAGTGTTTGTGGATGTGCAGGAGGAATTGCAAGACCTGCTGCTGCTCATGCTATTCACTATGATAAGCGTCCTGATCAATTGGTAACTGTTTTTGCTGGACAAGATAAGGAAGCGACAGCTCGTGCACGTGAAATGTTTACAGGCTATCCACCATCTTCACCTTCGTTTGCATTATTAAAAGATGGTAAACTATTAACAATGGTTGAGCGTCATGAAATTGAAGGACATGATCCAATGAGTGTTGTTGGCAAACTTCAAGCTGCTTTTGATGAATATTGTGAGGAAGTATAA
- the meaB gene encoding methylmalonyl Co-A mutase-associated GTPase MeaB: MSKFVKKNRDIPVEHYINGIKKADRVILAQAITLVESNAKHHFEKSQQIIEALLQKKSKSIRIGITGVPGAGKSTFIDSFGTFLCEQGNRVAVLAVDPSSQVSKGSIMGDKTRMERLSKHPNAYIRPSPSGGNLGGVNRKTRETMILCEAAGYNIILVETMGVGQGEFVVRDMVDFFLLLVLTGAGDELQTMKKGIMELPDLVVVNKADGDNKEKATHAKREYNTILHYLKSYTEGWITKAVTASAKEEEGISEVWDIIYAFQEYTKKNHLFYERRAEQQRNWLHDLLKQELYRYFYNHPEIKEQLIKTERTVISGEKSVASSALDLLNLFMEKKI; encoded by the coding sequence ATGAGTAAGTTTGTGAAAAAAAATCGTGATATTCCTGTTGAGCATTATATTAATGGAATTAAAAAAGCTGATCGTGTTATTTTGGCACAGGCTATTACTTTAGTTGAGAGTAATGCAAAGCACCATTTTGAAAAGTCTCAACAAATTATCGAAGCGTTACTTCAAAAGAAAAGTAAATCAATAAGAATTGGAATTACTGGCGTTCCTGGGGCAGGGAAAAGTACATTTATTGATTCATTTGGTACTTTCCTTTGTGAGCAAGGAAACCGAGTGGCAGTTTTAGCGGTTGATCCTAGTAGTCAAGTTTCTAAAGGTAGTATTATGGGAGATAAGACACGGATGGAACGTCTATCCAAGCATCCCAATGCTTATATTCGTCCTTCCCCTTCTGGTGGAAATCTTGGAGGAGTGAATAGAAAAACGAGAGAGACGATGATTTTATGTGAAGCAGCTGGGTATAATATTATTCTTGTTGAAACAATGGGTGTCGGACAAGGAGAATTTGTCGTTCGTGATATGGTAGATTTTTTTCTTCTCCTTGTTTTAACTGGTGCAGGTGATGAGCTGCAAACGATGAAAAAAGGCATAATGGAGTTGCCAGATTTAGTCGTTGTTAATAAAGCAGATGGAGATAATAAAGAAAAGGCTACTCATGCTAAGCGCGAATATAATACCATTCTTCATTACTTAAAATCCTATACAGAAGGCTGGATCACAAAGGCTGTTACAGCCTCAGCAAAAGAGGAAGAAGGTATTAGTGAAGTTTGGGATATTATTTATGCCTTTCAAGAATATACAAAGAAAAATCATTTATTCTACGAAAGAAGGGCTGAACAACAGCGAAATTGGCTTCACGATTTACTTAAACAAGAATTATATCGTTATTTTTATAATCACCCTGAAATTAAGGAACAGCTTATAAAAACAGAACGTACCGTTATAAGTGGAGAAAAAAGTGTTGCTTCTAGTGCACTTGATTTACTGAATTTATTCATGGAAAAGAAAATTTAA